The sequence below is a genomic window from Salicibibacter cibarius.
GCTATACGTCAATGGTTTTCGCGATTGCTGCAATTTCAGGCTTAAGCTTTCTCGTCTGGGTCCATCACTTTTTCACGATGGGGGCCGGACCGATGGTTAACTCCTTTTTCTCCATTTCAACGATGGCTATCGCGATTCCGACCGGGGTGAAAATATTCAACTGGTTGGCAACGCTGCATCGCGGGCGGATACAATTTTCCGTACCGATGGTTTGGGCGCTCGGCTTCATTCCAAACTTTACCATTGGTGGTGTCACTGGGGTCATGCTTGCCATGGCAGCGGCTGATTATCAATATCACAACACCTATTTTCTCGTTTCACACTTTCACTATGTGTTGATTGCAGGCACGATTTTTGCCTGTTTTGCCGGAACGATTTACTGGTGGCCGAAGATGTTTGGCCTGAAATTGAATGCACGGCTCGGCCATTGGATGTTTTGGCTCTTTATGATCGGTTTTAACGTCTGTTTTTTTCCGCAATATTTTCTCGGATTGGACGGCATGCCGCGACGCATATATACGTACTTCCCGGAAGATGGATGGTTTGGTTTAAACTTTATATCCACCGTCGGAGCTTTCATGATGGGCATTGCTTTTGTGATCTTCGTGTATAACATTTATTATAGTTATCGCTATCAACCGAGAGAGACGACCGGGGATCCTTGGGGTGGTCGTGGCCGCACCCTTGAATGGGCGACGTCTTCTGCTGTCCCGCCGCATTATAACTTTGCGAAAATCCCGGAGGTCAAAGGCCAAGATGCGTTTTGGCAAATGAAACAGGATGGCATCGATCCGAATGAGATAGTAGAGTACCAAGACATCCATATGCCGAACAATACTGGTAACCCTTTTATTATGTGTGTGTTCATGTTTATCGGAGGATTTGGTCTCGTCTTCCATTGGTGGCCAATCGCGATCATAGGTGCCATTGGCATTTTCATCTGTATGATTCAACGTTCTTTTTCACGAGATAATGGACATATCGTTTCAGCTGAAGAAGTAAGAAAAGAAGAAGAAGGGATCAGGGAGGGACAAGCACATGAAAATGGATAATAAAATTGACCCCATCGAACGTGAAGACTTCCCTGGAGAAGAAACCCCATTGGAATATCAAACGGAAACCGGAGAGTATAACATTTTCGGTTTCTGGATGTTCCTGGGAGCGGAAATCGTTCTCTTCTCCACCCTTTTCGGGACGTATTTTGTGCTTATTTACCGCACGGCATCAAGTATTCCTCCTACTGAAGTTTTCAGTATGGGATTGGTGCTTGTAATGACCTTCACCCTGCTGACGAGCAGTTTTACAAGCGGGCTCGCGATTCATGAAATGCGCCTTGGAAATGTGACGCGCATGCTGATTTGGATAGGGATCACGCTAGTGCTGGGACTTGGTTTTTTGGGAATGGAAATTTATGAGTTTGTGGAGTATGCCAGTGAAGGAGCAACCTTGGCTACGAGCGCTTATTGGTCCTCCTTTTTCCTTCTTCTCGGAACTCACGGTTTGCACGTTGCTATGGGTGTGGCTTGGTTCATCATTATCCTGATTCAAATTAAAATGCGGGGATTAACTCCGGCGACCGCCAATAAAACGTTCATTGCCAGCCTTTATTGGCACTTTCTCGATGTCATCTGGATTTTCATATTTACGGGCGTATACTTGTTAAGGTTGGTGATCGCATGAGTAACGGAACAACAGTCACAAAAAAAGGGCATTTCCCGTGGAAACACGTCGTCGGCTTTATCAGCTCCATTGTATTAACGTTGGTCGCTTTATGGATTGCTTTTTATTCAGCGTTCAGTGTCCGGACGATCGTTATATTGATCTTTTCGCTTGCCTTTATTCAAGCTGCCTTGCAATTGCTGATGTTCATGCATATGGCCGAGAGCAGTAATGGCAGAATTCAAGTGGGACATATTCTCTTTTCCGCGTTTGTTGCTATTGTTGTTGCCGTTGGGTCGTATTGGGTGATGGAATTTGGTATTCACCTTGAGCATCATATGTAATCGCCAATTATTCTGCGGAACGATAAAAATCCCAGCCTACGCAGACTGGGATTTCTTACTTAATCAGTTGCGAAACGTTTCCACCATTCCGGTTTTACATATAGAATAATCGCGCCCACATGGGCCAGAAGTACGTTAAACGAAAACAAAATCATAAAAAACGTATGCGCGGCAGGTGTTAGCATATTGGCAACATAAAACCCGGACATGATCCACATCACAATTAAGAGCGGCAAACTGGCGAGGGCCAACCAACGTTTCTCTTTCCAAAGGAAGAGCGGGGTGGCACTGGCAATAAACAAATATAAAAAGAAGACTCCCATTTCCCCACCTCCTAGATTCACATTCTCATCACAATTATTGTAACAAATTATTGACGATTTTACACTAAGGCAAAAAGAAAAGAATTAGAATGTTAGGAAAAGATAACCGCAGATAAGGTGAAAAAACATTTATTAAACAGGCGATGAGCGTTCAACAGGGATTATTAAGACAATAAAAGCACCCAAAAGCCGTTTGCTTGTGAATGATTGAGCATATAAAGTAGATAGTGGGACAACAAAATTTAATAAATCAAGGAGTGTTCAACGTTGCGTACTGATTTGTATCCTTCACGAGTAGGAAAAGATGCAGAACTAATGAAGCGAACAGATCCAGTTATTCATAATCGGGGCAAAATGGATGGCCCGTTAGCTTCGAACCAGCTTGATTCTTACGAGAACAATGGCTACCTGATGCTCGATGACGTATTTAGCGACGAAGAAGTCAACATCATGTCTGAACACCTCAATGACACATTAGAGGCACAAAGAGGACAAAAATCGGATACTGTCGTTCTTGAACCTGAAGGAGACGAAGTAAGATCGATTTTTGAAGTTCACAAACATAACGATTTTTTCAGCCGGCTTGCTGCAAATGAACACCTCGTCAAAGCAGCGCAGCAATTGCTCGGAAGTGACGTCTACATTACGCAGTCCCGCATTAACTTTAAACCCGGCTTTAGCGGAAAGGAATTTTATTGGCATTCCGATTTTGAAACGTGGCACGTGGAAGACGGCATGCCGAGCCCGCGTGCGGTTAGTTGCTCGATTATTCTGACTGATAATTACGAATACAACGGTCCGTTAATGCTGATTCCCGGCTCCCATCAATGGTTTGTGTCTTGTCCGGGGGAGACGCCGGACGCGAATTACGAACAGTCCCTTCAAAAACAAGAGCTCGGGGTTCCCGATCCGGAAAGTTTAAACAAACTATTTGAAAAAGCCGGAAAACGCATCGATCGCGCAACCGGCAAAGCCGGAATGGTCCTGTTCTTCGAAAGCAATATCATGCACGGTTCCAGCGGCAATATTTCACCATTGCCGAGAAGCAACGCCTTTTTCGTCTACAATTCGACTGAAAACCAACTGGAAGAACCGTTTGGAAATGCGAAACCCAGACCTGAATTTCTCGCCAATCGCGCTCAGATTAAACCGATTCAGCCGCAACCGACGTTCAGAGAAAAAGCAGGATCGAAATAAACCTATGCGCTCGTTTGCACGGTGTGTGCAAGCGGGCGTTTTTATTGTTTTTTAATTTAAAAAAGAAATAGTGTAATCATGATCGATAGTAACAGCTACGGAAAAACACGATGCTTTCCATGGACTTGCGCTCAGCCTCCTAGAAAAAAGAAATTCGTTTTTTTCTGCGGGGTTTTCTCACTGCGCTTTCGTTCATATCAGTCTCCGTGTTTTTCCTCTGCTGGCTAGTGCAAGGTGGCTTAATTACCCGATCATCGGTCGTCAACAACTGTTGTTTCTGGTCCCTGACTCGGACAATTGACCGCCTTATGGCAACCGGAAAAGCGGTCGGTTTTCGTTTTCGGTCGCCATGACCGCTTTATGATGACCGTAATGGCCTGAATCAAAAGAGTTCGGTAACCATAGCAGTTTCATGGTAACCGAAAAGGCTTGTCTTTAAAGCGTTCGGTCGTCATGGCTGCCTCATGGCGCCCGAATGAGCGATTGACTTTTGTTTTCGGTCGCCATGACCGTTTCTTGAAAACCGGGAGTCCTGCTTCGAGGGAAGATATTCGGTCATTGACGAGAGTATTTGATACCTTGACTCGGGCAGTGACAGTTTACCCGGTCGATAGCCCTGGTTTGAAATCCCAATCCGGACTTCCGGTAGTCGGTGTGATCTTTATTTCAGCCTTCTGCACTAGTGTTATTGCCATCATTTACTGAAAACAACTATAGATTTTGGTGAAAGGCCAAAAAAAATTTAAACAAAACACTTGAAAGTCAAAGAAAGT
It includes:
- the qoxD gene encoding cytochrome aa3 quinol oxidase subunit IV codes for the protein MSNGTTVTKKGHFPWKHVVGFISSIVLTLVALWIAFYSAFSVRTIVILIFSLAFIQAALQLLMFMHMAESSNGRIQVGHILFSAFVAIVVAVGSYWVMEFGIHLEHHM
- a CDS encoding spore morphogenesis/germination protein YwcE, producing MGVFFLYLFIASATPLFLWKEKRWLALASLPLLIVMWIMSGFYVANMLTPAAHTFFMILFSFNVLLAHVGAIILYVKPEWWKRFATD
- the qoxB gene encoding cytochrome aa3 quinol oxidase subunit I, giving the protein MNLDWDEFIVTGEPFIHAGQISILLTTLGIIFVLTYFKKWKWLWKEWVTSVDHRKIGIMYIIASVLMLIRAGVDAMMMRTQLAVPEMPFLGEAQHYNEIFTTHGTIMIIFVATPFLIGLMNVATPLQIGARDVAFPFLNNLSFWTFFWGAMLFNISFVIGGAPDAGWSAYMPLASNDLSPGPGQNFYLLGLQITGIGTLATGINFVVTILKMRAKGMTLMRMPMFTWTTLITSLIIIGAFPILTVALAMQTFDRLWDTAFFTLQDGGMPMMWVNLFWLWGHPEVYIVILPAFGIFSEIITTFARKRLFGYTSMVFAIAAISGLSFLVWVHHFFTMGAGPMVNSFFSISTMAIAIPTGVKIFNWLATLHRGRIQFSVPMVWALGFIPNFTIGGVTGVMLAMAAADYQYHNTYFLVSHFHYVLIAGTIFACFAGTIYWWPKMFGLKLNARLGHWMFWLFMIGFNVCFFPQYFLGLDGMPRRIYTYFPEDGWFGLNFISTVGAFMMGIAFVIFVYNIYYSYRYQPRETTGDPWGGRGRTLEWATSSAVPPHYNFAKIPEVKGQDAFWQMKQDGIDPNEIVEYQDIHMPNNTGNPFIMCVFMFIGGFGLVFHWWPIAIIGAIGIFICMIQRSFSRDNGHIVSAEEVRKEEEGIREGQAHENG
- the qoxC gene encoding cytochrome aa3 quinol oxidase subunit III, producing MEREDFPGEETPLEYQTETGEYNIFGFWMFLGAEIVLFSTLFGTYFVLIYRTASSIPPTEVFSMGLVLVMTFTLLTSSFTSGLAIHEMRLGNVTRMLIWIGITLVLGLGFLGMEIYEFVEYASEGATLATSAYWSSFFLLLGTHGLHVAMGVAWFIIILIQIKMRGLTPATANKTFIASLYWHFLDVIWIFIFTGVYLLRLVIA
- the thpD gene encoding ectoine hydroxylase; amino-acid sequence: MRTDLYPSRVGKDAELMKRTDPVIHNRGKMDGPLASNQLDSYENNGYLMLDDVFSDEEVNIMSEHLNDTLEAQRGQKSDTVVLEPEGDEVRSIFEVHKHNDFFSRLAANEHLVKAAQQLLGSDVYITQSRINFKPGFSGKEFYWHSDFETWHVEDGMPSPRAVSCSIILTDNYEYNGPLMLIPGSHQWFVSCPGETPDANYEQSLQKQELGVPDPESLNKLFEKAGKRIDRATGKAGMVLFFESNIMHGSSGNISPLPRSNAFFVYNSTENQLEEPFGNAKPRPEFLANRAQIKPIQPQPTFREKAGSK